One window of the Pseudomonas knackmussii B13 genome contains the following:
- a CDS encoding type II toxin-antitoxin system HipA family toxin, with protein MSHLTLQTFLNGDWHDAMKITLDSQRGLMGPCSFHYLPEYLIAFASDASHPAAAVSTNLPLDWDVHVERSAPAFLHDLVPSGASRRALLNLSHQVAQQTQSTDAFLLQHFAAHSIGHLRVKPSEPNPGLPQPTYRREEIIQWGTPWPLPESVLAYGLGANGEAPKLLLTEVSDDQFSTDGLVNDAEAKNHWLIKFARNRKTATDRDILRAEYCYYKALHQLGIETVYTDDMRLEEGPEPSLWMRRFDRNATTGQVLRHPVESIYSVMGVTTPGTRLDHVAVLDSLAELWLAAGQSAQIPGLVAEYVRRDLINLVLGNSDNHGRNTSVIRAPTLRLAPIYDLAPMVMDEEGISRATRWPQTIERGGVVDWRQVCAAVSRWAYPDQLFEKLRREAQRLIALPHLLSEIGLPASVSNHPAIGLAQMSQRSNLRSLL; from the coding sequence GTGAGCCATCTGACATTGCAGACATTTCTGAACGGCGATTGGCATGACGCCATGAAAATCACGCTGGACTCACAGCGCGGATTGATGGGCCCGTGCAGCTTTCACTACCTGCCCGAGTACCTCATAGCGTTCGCGAGCGATGCCAGTCACCCTGCCGCAGCTGTCAGCACTAACCTCCCCTTGGACTGGGACGTCCATGTTGAAAGAAGCGCTCCAGCATTCCTTCACGATCTGGTTCCATCTGGAGCGTCGCGCAGAGCGTTGCTCAACCTGTCGCACCAGGTAGCGCAGCAGACACAATCAACAGACGCATTCCTACTGCAGCATTTTGCAGCCCACTCGATAGGCCACCTCCGGGTGAAACCTTCTGAGCCAAACCCAGGGCTGCCACAGCCGACGTATCGGCGTGAAGAGATCATCCAATGGGGTACCCCGTGGCCGTTACCAGAGAGCGTCCTCGCATACGGTCTAGGAGCAAATGGTGAAGCGCCTAAGCTGCTACTGACGGAGGTCTCCGACGATCAATTCAGTACAGATGGGCTGGTTAACGATGCAGAGGCGAAAAACCACTGGCTCATCAAATTTGCTCGCAACCGCAAAACGGCCACGGATCGGGACATTCTTCGAGCGGAGTACTGCTATTACAAAGCCCTGCATCAGCTCGGAATAGAAACGGTTTACACAGACGACATGCGGCTAGAGGAAGGCCCTGAGCCCAGCCTGTGGATGAGGCGCTTCGATCGAAATGCGACAACGGGGCAAGTTCTCAGGCACCCAGTCGAGTCAATCTATTCCGTCATGGGCGTGACGACCCCAGGCACCCGTCTGGATCATGTCGCAGTGCTCGATTCGCTAGCGGAGCTCTGGCTTGCTGCAGGGCAATCGGCGCAAATTCCGGGGCTCGTCGCCGAGTACGTGCGACGCGACCTAATTAACCTGGTTTTGGGGAACAGCGATAACCACGGTCGCAACACGTCGGTGATTCGTGCCCCAACGCTGCGTCTAGCCCCAATTTACGACCTAGCGCCCATGGTCATGGACGAGGAAGGAATTAGTCGAGCGACGCGCTGGCCCCAGACGATAGAGCGAGGCGGAGTTGTCGACTGGCGACAGGTATGCGCGGCGGTGTCGCGCTGGGCATATCCGGATCAGCTATTTGAGAAGTTAAGACGCGAGGCACAGCGTTTGATCGCACTACCTCATCTGCTGAGCGAAATCGGACTCCCAGCCTCCGTAAGCAACCACCCGGCCATTGGTTTAGCGCAAATGAGCCAACGGAGCAATTTGCGAAGTCTGCTGTAG
- a CDS encoding type II toxin-antitoxin system PrlF family antitoxin produces MTRVGIPEADPVLEQFLDFLEVDITTHPERLQAVDTELRTRAQSLVGGINVDLDLPLAEGDE; encoded by the coding sequence ATGACTCGTGTGGGTATCCCAGAGGCCGACCCTGTGCTGGAGCAATTCTTGGATTTTCTGGAGGTAGATATCACTACCCATCCCGAGCGACTACAAGCGGTAGACACCGAGCTAAGAACTCGCGCTCAGTCCTTGGTGGGAGGTATCAACGTCGATCTTGACTTACCTTTGGCCGAGGGCGATGAGTGA
- a CDS encoding TrlF family AAA-like ATPase, translating to MSEYQGMRWFKMDFQVQTPEDNRHWADEDMRLLTPRRPMEDGEPSELDIQSKAQRFLRRCHELELEAIGITDHNFSEKIEPRDWFLTHLIEQNRTVARELGRPPLYILPGFEVDIGYHVLCLFEPATKVSHLRRVNMILIKLGLAETQRFRAGMPTALRRGDEAVSLKTLLDVVQKEHGGIVIAAHADQHDGLLSAARNIDDYKLPGLLALEVTSYPMPEKYRSILEGRNKDWSRVGRQPAYVQSSDAKSLKADAEGHPLENALGYRHTWVKSSKPSISSLRQAFLDGKSRLRLQEARPSDEQTHPRIVFLKCRGFKFLADQEIYFSPNLNTLIGGRGTGKSTALELLRFAFGRDQGDSFSATTRAKFERVRATFTEDAEVQVGWESIPGQVDVVSLKPQEGHVLLQGEAHDLEIFLRQLPVQFYSQQQLSELTDIGGGGSLLAMIDEACSVELQGLKGQEDTLRAEIQQLFAGMDQIGALTEEIKILKQEIQELNRQWQARREVQDEAQQYQYAEAARRYFEQVRTQINDDIQRFTHLTEDLSSRGVLNDAQVQVWPRSEWFNEFTLEAAKIREGYQAQVAGLAAQLRQDASNLFNYGEGWERISKELEGTKSSFLLACRERGLQPQDVARLQEIDKARQSKQQSLQEKEGRLGVLAPQREQLNNSLEAMNVLWGRQFAIRQRTALEITERAQGSIRVVIQQMADAEGFLRAWGLMAPDGRSRLGRAWEYIGKILFESFSEHQKAAQPEADSPWLHIREVMAERRELPLALLEYKEELKSYVKSQTVPWRIARLTRVDDRVDIELYRADKTLVGSVQSQALSEGQRNTAVLHLLLAKGEGPIVIDQPEDELDSNFIYRELVPLLRKVKNQRQLILATHNANLPVNADTDLVYALEVTKGMGVKLAAGGLDRGDTATAVLDIMEGSAEAFKRRFDKYHF from the coding sequence GTGAGCGAGTACCAAGGCATGCGCTGGTTCAAAATGGATTTTCAGGTCCAGACCCCGGAGGACAACCGACACTGGGCTGACGAGGACATGCGCCTGCTGACCCCTCGCCGCCCGATGGAAGACGGCGAGCCTAGCGAGCTCGATATCCAAAGCAAGGCACAGCGCTTTTTGCGTCGATGCCACGAGTTGGAGCTTGAGGCCATCGGCATCACCGATCACAACTTTTCAGAGAAGATAGAACCGCGCGATTGGTTCCTTACCCACCTTATCGAGCAGAATAGGACTGTTGCCAGGGAGCTTGGTCGTCCGCCTCTCTACATTCTGCCGGGCTTTGAAGTAGATATTGGCTACCACGTGCTGTGCTTGTTTGAGCCTGCGACCAAGGTGAGTCACCTACGGCGCGTCAACATGATCCTGATCAAGTTGGGGCTGGCGGAGACTCAACGCTTCCGAGCTGGTATGCCCACTGCATTGCGGCGTGGGGACGAGGCGGTGAGCTTGAAGACCTTGCTGGATGTAGTGCAGAAGGAACATGGCGGTATTGTGATTGCCGCACACGCTGACCAGCACGATGGCCTGCTTTCAGCCGCTCGTAATATCGATGACTACAAGTTGCCAGGGCTTTTGGCTCTTGAGGTGACGAGTTATCCAATGCCCGAGAAGTATCGCTCGATCTTGGAGGGGAGGAATAAGGACTGGTCGCGTGTCGGAAGGCAGCCCGCCTACGTGCAGTCCTCTGATGCAAAGTCGCTGAAAGCAGACGCTGAAGGTCATCCTCTCGAGAATGCTTTGGGCTATCGGCACACGTGGGTCAAGTCATCCAAGCCTTCGATTAGCTCGCTTCGCCAGGCTTTTCTCGACGGTAAGTCGCGGCTTCGTCTGCAAGAGGCACGCCCCTCGGACGAGCAAACACATCCGAGAATCGTTTTCCTGAAATGCCGTGGTTTCAAGTTTCTCGCTGACCAAGAGATTTATTTTTCTCCTAATCTCAATACGTTGATTGGCGGGCGGGGGACGGGAAAGTCTACTGCGCTGGAACTATTGAGATTCGCATTCGGCCGCGACCAAGGGGACTCTTTCTCTGCTACTACCCGGGCGAAATTCGAACGGGTTAGAGCGACCTTTACCGAAGACGCAGAGGTTCAAGTGGGCTGGGAGAGCATTCCGGGCCAGGTGGACGTTGTCTCGCTGAAGCCACAAGAAGGACATGTGCTACTCCAAGGGGAGGCGCATGACCTTGAGATCTTTCTCCGACAGCTTCCGGTGCAGTTCTATAGCCAGCAGCAACTCAGCGAGCTCACGGATATAGGTGGCGGTGGCAGTCTATTGGCGATGATCGATGAAGCTTGTTCCGTTGAGCTCCAAGGGCTGAAGGGCCAGGAAGATACCCTGCGGGCAGAAATCCAACAGCTCTTTGCGGGCATGGATCAGATTGGTGCCCTGACGGAGGAGATCAAGATTCTCAAGCAGGAGATCCAAGAGCTGAATCGGCAATGGCAAGCCAGGCGTGAGGTTCAAGACGAAGCGCAGCAGTATCAGTATGCAGAAGCAGCTCGGCGTTACTTCGAGCAGGTCCGCACCCAGATCAATGACGACATCCAGCGCTTTACCCATCTAACCGAAGACCTGTCCTCTCGGGGAGTGCTCAATGATGCTCAAGTGCAAGTCTGGCCGAGGTCGGAGTGGTTCAATGAGTTTACTCTGGAAGCGGCCAAGATACGGGAGGGGTACCAAGCACAAGTAGCCGGCTTGGCCGCTCAGCTTCGGCAGGATGCGTCCAATCTATTTAATTACGGGGAAGGTTGGGAACGAATCTCGAAGGAGTTGGAGGGCACCAAAAGTTCGTTTCTTCTGGCTTGTCGCGAGCGCGGGCTGCAACCGCAGGACGTGGCGCGATTGCAGGAGATCGATAAAGCGCGTCAGTCCAAGCAGCAGTCGCTACAGGAGAAGGAAGGTCGTCTTGGAGTGCTTGCTCCGCAACGCGAGCAACTGAATAACTCCCTGGAGGCAATGAACGTCCTGTGGGGTCGGCAGTTTGCCATTCGGCAGCGCACTGCCCTTGAGATTACCGAAAGGGCTCAAGGCTCTATTCGTGTGGTCATTCAGCAAATGGCAGACGCCGAGGGATTTCTCCGGGCTTGGGGGCTCATGGCTCCCGATGGCCGCAGTCGCTTGGGGCGAGCTTGGGAATACATTGGCAAGATTTTGTTTGAAAGCTTCTCAGAGCACCAGAAGGCGGCACAGCCGGAAGCCGACTCGCCTTGGCTGCATATTCGTGAGGTTATGGCTGAACGACGCGAGTTGCCACTGGCCTTGCTGGAGTACAAAGAGGAGCTAAAGAGCTACGTCAAAAGCCAGACAGTGCCTTGGCGAATTGCTCGCTTGACGCGGGTCGATGATCGCGTCGATATCGAATTGTACCGAGCGGATAAGACGCTGGTCGGTAGTGTACAGAGTCAGGCTTTGTCGGAAGGGCAGCGGAACACGGCGGTATTGCATTTGCTGCTAGCAAAGGGGGAGGGGCCGATTGTTATTGACCAGCCAGAAGATGAACTGGACTCCAATTTCATTTATCGCGAATTGGTGCCGTTGCTGCGGAAAGTGAAGAATCAGCGTCAGCTAATCCTGGCCACACACAACGCCAACCTGCCCGTGAATGCTGACACCGACTTGGTGTATGCCCTAGAGGTAACCAAGGGAATGGGCGTGAAGCTGGCAGCAGGTGGATTGGATCGGGGTGATACGGCCACAGCCGTGTTGGACATCATGGAAGGCTCTGCAGAGGCCTTTAAACGCCGATTCGATAAGTACCATTTCTAG
- a CDS encoding DUF4041 domain-containing protein: MPLSDYWNGPANRQRADDLDIQLTDLQKRYAQLQALNRKIGAMDILEVQTQIEQEKEKLAAVRQEVQSAEHSVAELAQRSSDLKGEILVWEETLLLEIFALYKPKFKLNASHEYKSRLDSVREYQKVMIKTGTAATGNMAWTVNGSQAQGRKLVTDMIKLVIRSFNNEADYCADNVKFDNVELGEKRILKSFEACNRLGKIMDVEISRKYLSLKIDELHLAHEFQIKKQEEKEEAKRAREELREQQKLEQEIRAAREKIAKERKHFAAAMRDLQARLEKAESDEERAPLLAKLAEVQAVRAKLETEEKLIDYREQNAKAGYVYVISNVGAFGEGVYKIGMTRRLEPMDRVDELGDASVPFWFDVHAMVFSDNAPALEAKLHERFAAGRLNKVNGRKEFFRANIMEIESVIRENYDAAVEVTHEAPAEQYRESLRMELPKATIQQAEQVAARR, from the coding sequence ATGCCCCTTAGCGACTACTGGAATGGTCCAGCAAACCGGCAGCGTGCGGACGATCTGGATATCCAACTTACGGACCTTCAGAAGCGCTATGCGCAGCTGCAAGCGCTCAACAGGAAAATTGGGGCCATGGATATCCTGGAGGTCCAGACGCAGATTGAACAGGAGAAAGAGAAACTCGCTGCTGTTCGCCAGGAGGTTCAGAGCGCTGAACACTCAGTGGCAGAGCTCGCGCAGCGCTCCAGTGATTTAAAAGGGGAGATCCTCGTGTGGGAGGAGACGCTCCTTCTAGAAATCTTTGCGCTCTATAAACCCAAGTTTAAATTGAATGCCAGCCATGAATACAAGTCTCGCCTAGACAGTGTCCGCGAGTACCAGAAGGTGATGATAAAGACTGGCACGGCTGCCACTGGAAACATGGCCTGGACAGTAAATGGTAGTCAGGCTCAAGGGCGAAAACTCGTGACTGACATGATCAAGCTAGTAATCCGGTCGTTCAATAACGAAGCAGATTACTGTGCAGACAACGTCAAATTCGACAACGTCGAACTAGGCGAGAAGAGAATTCTCAAGTCGTTCGAAGCTTGCAACCGTCTAGGAAAGATTATGGACGTGGAGATATCACGTAAATATCTAAGCCTCAAAATTGATGAACTGCACCTCGCCCACGAGTTTCAGATAAAGAAGCAAGAAGAAAAGGAAGAGGCAAAGCGTGCTCGAGAAGAACTTCGGGAACAGCAGAAACTTGAGCAGGAAATTCGTGCAGCTCGGGAAAAAATTGCCAAAGAGCGAAAACACTTCGCAGCCGCTATGCGTGACCTCCAGGCTCGTCTAGAAAAGGCCGAGTCCGACGAAGAGCGCGCCCCTCTTTTAGCAAAGCTGGCTGAGGTTCAAGCAGTCCGGGCCAAATTGGAGACCGAAGAGAAGCTTATCGACTATCGCGAGCAGAATGCCAAGGCCGGCTACGTATATGTAATTTCTAACGTAGGGGCATTCGGGGAGGGAGTTTATAAAATCGGTATGACCCGCCGCCTAGAACCGATGGACCGCGTCGATGAACTAGGTGACGCCTCGGTACCGTTCTGGTTTGACGTACATGCGATGGTCTTCTCTGATAACGCCCCCGCGCTGGAAGCGAAGTTGCACGAACGCTTTGCTGCAGGCCGTCTGAACAAGGTCAACGGACGCAAGGAGTTCTTCCGTGCAAATATCATGGAGATCGAGTCGGTAATTCGAGAGAACTACGACGCTGCCGTCGAGGTCACCCACGAGGCACCGGCCGAACAGTATCGAGAAAGCCTACGCATGGAGTTGCCCAAGGCCACAATCCAGCAGGCAGAGCAAGTCGCGGCACGACGCTAG
- a CDS encoding type VI secretion system-associated protein TagO, translating into MRAIGFATVALSIVMTAGCFKKELSPEEKAVVSELRGQLSETEGAIAQAKLQDQKLSGGLVKALIEARLEILQTNKALVQQRINAIEAGAPVKEVTVVSKSNPDLANTLSAELETAKAEAAAANAEAQVYGGLVGALKASTAATADQTVAMLKQQYLIAKYGLASPSLPAANNTAALASSGSAQISRPEVEACASTSSNVERSTCYDALAARHGMSPPADSAVGAGKWITTSKKDPLTDETIATAMVPSDSPSRRDAPMLVIRCKSKATEMYISWDNYLGRSAFVTSRVGQEKATTSEWTLSTDSKATFYPGSAIGVAKRLIESESFVASVTPYNESPVTAVFDGKGASEALAEVRKNCGW; encoded by the coding sequence ATGCGCGCTATAGGATTTGCCACGGTGGCATTAAGCATTGTGATGACTGCTGGGTGCTTTAAGAAAGAGCTGAGTCCCGAGGAAAAAGCAGTAGTTAGTGAGCTGAGGGGGCAGCTCAGCGAGACCGAGGGAGCGATAGCTCAAGCCAAGCTACAAGATCAAAAATTGTCTGGGGGCCTCGTAAAAGCCCTAATTGAAGCTCGTCTCGAGATTCTTCAGACAAACAAAGCTCTAGTCCAACAGCGGATCAATGCCATTGAGGCGGGTGCACCGGTGAAAGAGGTCACCGTAGTCTCAAAGTCGAACCCTGATCTTGCAAATACTTTGTCTGCCGAGCTTGAGACAGCGAAAGCCGAAGCTGCCGCAGCGAATGCTGAAGCCCAGGTTTACGGAGGGCTGGTTGGCGCCCTGAAAGCGTCTACTGCAGCAACTGCAGATCAAACAGTTGCCATGCTGAAGCAGCAGTACCTCATTGCAAAATATGGGCTCGCATCCCCCTCTTTGCCTGCAGCGAATAACACCGCTGCTCTAGCCTCATCTGGCTCTGCACAAATCTCCCGTCCGGAAGTCGAAGCTTGCGCAAGCACCAGTAGTAATGTTGAAAGGTCAACTTGCTACGACGCTCTTGCCGCTCGGCATGGAATGTCACCTCCTGCTGACTCTGCTGTCGGCGCGGGCAAATGGATAACGACATCCAAGAAAGACCCGCTGACTGACGAAACGATCGCTACAGCTATGGTTCCTTCCGACTCCCCTTCGCGACGAGACGCACCAATGCTCGTCATTCGCTGCAAGTCCAAGGCAACGGAAATGTACATTAGCTGGGATAACTACCTGGGGAGGTCAGCCTTTGTTACGTCGCGAGTAGGGCAGGAAAAGGCCACGACTTCGGAGTGGACCCTTTCCACTGACAGCAAGGCTACCTTCTATCCAGGATCTGCTATCGGAGTGGCTAAGCGGTTGATCGAAAGCGAGAGCTTTGTTGCAAGCGTTACGCCCTACAACGAAAGCCCTGTGACTGCGGTTTTTGATGGAAAGGGAGCATCTGAAGCACTTGCTGAGGTTCGCAAAAATTGTGGTTGGTAG
- a CDS encoding LysR family transcriptional regulator, giving the protein MDIDLTRTFLEIARHGSFVAAAERMHVTQTAITARIQKLEGHLNCKLFVRNRAGARLTADGEAFILYANQMLQTWEAAQRDLPLPDGLHNVLHIGGEVSLCNPLMLRWVSRIRTTIVDYAVQAEIGSGETLLRQLELGVLDAALVYQPNYWPGMQVEQLLEEKLILVRARTAEPYVYIDWGEGFRQRHDSALPDKAKAAVSFNLGPLALQYILENGGSGYFRTRVVQSYLAKGVLRRVQRAPEFSYPTYLVYSRERDSVALQQAFALLRELVREDPDWSQRWDPMI; this is encoded by the coding sequence ATGGACATCGACCTTACCCGCACCTTCCTGGAGATCGCCCGTCATGGCAGCTTCGTCGCCGCGGCCGAGCGCATGCACGTCACCCAGACCGCTATTACCGCGCGCATCCAGAAGCTGGAGGGCCACCTCAACTGCAAGCTGTTTGTGCGCAATCGCGCCGGCGCGCGCCTCACCGCCGATGGCGAGGCGTTCATCCTCTATGCCAACCAGATGCTGCAGACCTGGGAAGCGGCGCAGCGCGACCTGCCGCTGCCCGACGGCTTGCACAACGTGCTGCATATCGGCGGCGAGGTCAGCCTGTGCAACCCGCTGATGCTGCGCTGGGTCAGTCGCATCCGCACGACCATCGTCGACTACGCGGTGCAGGCCGAGATCGGCAGCGGCGAGACCCTGCTGCGGCAGCTGGAACTCGGCGTGCTCGACGCCGCGCTGGTCTACCAGCCGAACTACTGGCCCGGCATGCAGGTGGAGCAGCTGCTGGAGGAGAAACTGATCCTAGTGCGCGCCAGGACCGCCGAGCCCTACGTCTACATCGACTGGGGCGAGGGCTTCCGCCAGCGGCACGACAGCGCCTTGCCCGACAAGGCCAAGGCCGCTGTCTCCTTCAATCTCGGGCCACTGGCCCTGCAGTACATCCTGGAGAACGGCGGCTCGGGATACTTCCGCACGCGCGTGGTGCAGAGCTACCTGGCCAAGGGCGTCCTGCGGCGGGTGCAGCGTGCCCCTGAGTTCAGCTACCCAACCTACCTCGTCTACTCCCGCGAACGCGATTCTGTGGCATTGCAGCAGGCGTTCGCGTTGCTGCGAGAGTTGGTTCGTGAGGATCCGGACTGGTCGCAGCGCTGGGACCCGATGATATAG
- the cfa gene encoding cyclopropane fatty acyl phospholipid synthase produces the protein MPSELSNASPSTEAAPDRAQRFARALLEEAGLGLDAQHPWDMRLHSPDAIRRALAQGNLGLGESYMDGEWDCEQLDEFFARLLRSGVVDRVSPVALLFHALQAHLLNRQTARRAWAVGERHYDLGNDFYADMLDPRMTYTCGYWKDASNLAEAQEAKLDLVCRKLDLRPGMRVLDIGCGWGSFMAFAAKRYGVQCVGVTISREQCEWARQRYAGLPLEFRLQDYRELDERFERIVSIGMFEHVGRKNHRTFMQTLARCLDDDGLCLLHTIGKNRRRSVPDPWIDKYIFPNGDLPSIGQIGDALDGLLVVEDLHNFGADYDRTLMAWYANFEAHWPRFAEELGERFRRMWRYYLLSCAGAFRARDIQLWQWVMSRRGVPGGYRRVS, from the coding sequence ATGCCTTCCGAGCTTTCCAACGCCAGCCCGTCGACCGAGGCTGCTCCCGATCGCGCCCAGCGTTTCGCCCGGGCGCTGCTCGAAGAGGCCGGTCTGGGCCTCGACGCACAACATCCCTGGGACATGCGTCTGCATAGTCCGGACGCCATCCGACGCGCACTGGCCCAGGGCAACCTCGGTCTGGGCGAGTCCTACATGGACGGCGAATGGGACTGCGAGCAACTCGACGAATTCTTCGCCCGCCTGCTGCGCTCCGGGGTGGTCGACCGGGTCAGCCCGGTGGCGCTGCTCTTCCATGCGCTGCAGGCGCACCTGCTCAACCGGCAGACGGCGCGGCGCGCCTGGGCCGTGGGCGAGCGCCACTACGACCTGGGCAACGACTTCTACGCAGACATGCTCGACCCACGCATGACCTACACCTGCGGCTACTGGAAGGACGCGAGCAACCTGGCCGAGGCCCAGGAGGCCAAGCTCGACCTGGTCTGCCGCAAGCTCGACCTGCGCCCAGGCATGCGCGTGCTGGACATCGGCTGCGGCTGGGGCAGCTTCATGGCGTTCGCCGCCAAGCGCTACGGCGTGCAATGCGTCGGCGTGACCATTTCCCGCGAGCAATGCGAATGGGCACGCCAGCGCTACGCCGGGTTGCCGCTGGAGTTCCGCCTGCAGGACTACCGCGAGCTCGACGAACGATTCGAGCGCATCGTCAGTATCGGCATGTTCGAACACGTCGGGCGCAAGAACCACCGCACCTTCATGCAGACGCTGGCCCGTTGCCTGGACGACGACGGGCTTTGCTTGCTGCACACCATTGGCAAGAACCGTCGGCGCAGTGTGCCGGACCCCTGGATTGACAAATACATCTTCCCCAACGGCGATCTGCCTTCCATCGGTCAGATCGGCGATGCGCTCGATGGCTTGCTGGTGGTCGAGGACCTGCACAACTTCGGCGCCGACTACGACCGCACTCTGATGGCTTGGTACGCCAACTTCGAGGCGCACTGGCCGCGTTTTGCAGAGGAGTTGGGCGAGCGTTTCCGGAGGATGTGGCGCTACTACCTGCTGTCCTGCGCCGGAGCCTTCCGGGCGCGGGACATCCAGCTCTGGCAGTGGGTGATGTCGCGGCGCGGCGTGCCGGGCGGCTACCGGCGGGTGAGCTAA
- a CDS encoding nitronate monooxygenase encodes MPHPALHTPLVDLLGCDLPIICAGMGGVARHELAAAVGNAGGFGCLGMVREPVELIRREVEAYRALSERPFAVNLIPAATPPELLAAQVEACLALQVPAMALFWDVQPALVRRLKEAGVLVLHQVGRRSQAEAALRAGVDVLIAQGVEAGGHVWGEVSTLALVPELVALGEVPVVACGGIASGAAMVAALALGAQGVACGSAFLATRESYAHDYHKQRLVEATADETLLTEAFFRNWPMPAPVRVLPNAVTHGEYAELHARRETPVIGKQDGGPIYLFSTDSPLRDAEGRLEDMPIYAGQSCAQLRDIPAAAQRVAQLVEEVEACLVRLQGAPEDETGLIDWLQQLMCAERAGARLMLDSARQTDDPQLLRHLDELHRGEAQSCRLLRASLQRLGAEPSREIGDFHARAMAIDDLHERLRFIARGQRWVARRIVERLPHIRQAWLRKELRAVLRLHRDEDAV; translated from the coding sequence ATGCCTCATCCTGCCCTGCATACGCCCCTCGTTGACCTGCTTGGTTGCGATTTGCCGATCATCTGCGCCGGCATGGGAGGGGTGGCACGCCACGAGCTGGCCGCTGCGGTTGGCAATGCCGGCGGCTTCGGTTGCCTGGGCATGGTGCGCGAACCGGTCGAGCTGATACGCCGGGAAGTGGAAGCGTACCGTGCCCTCAGCGAAAGGCCGTTCGCCGTGAACCTGATCCCCGCGGCCACGCCGCCGGAGCTTCTTGCCGCGCAGGTCGAGGCCTGCCTCGCACTGCAAGTTCCAGCCATGGCTCTGTTCTGGGATGTCCAGCCGGCGCTCGTCCGGCGGCTGAAGGAGGCTGGCGTGCTGGTCTTGCACCAGGTCGGCCGGCGCAGCCAGGCCGAGGCTGCCCTGCGCGCCGGCGTCGACGTGCTGATCGCCCAGGGCGTCGAGGCCGGCGGTCACGTATGGGGCGAGGTTTCCACCTTGGCCCTGGTGCCGGAGCTGGTAGCGCTCGGCGAAGTCCCGGTGGTGGCCTGCGGCGGCATCGCCAGCGGCGCCGCGATGGTGGCGGCGCTGGCCCTCGGCGCCCAGGGCGTGGCCTGCGGTTCGGCCTTTCTCGCCACCCGCGAGTCCTATGCCCACGACTACCACAAGCAGCGCCTGGTGGAGGCAACCGCCGACGAGACCCTGCTTACCGAGGCCTTCTTCCGCAACTGGCCGATGCCGGCGCCGGTGCGTGTGCTGCCCAACGCCGTCACCCACGGCGAGTACGCCGAATTGCACGCACGTCGCGAAACGCCGGTCATCGGCAAGCAGGACGGCGGGCCCATCTACCTGTTCTCTACCGACTCGCCGCTGCGTGACGCCGAGGGCCGCCTGGAAGACATGCCGATCTACGCCGGGCAGTCCTGCGCGCAGCTGCGCGACATCCCCGCGGCCGCGCAACGCGTTGCGCAGCTGGTGGAGGAGGTCGAAGCCTGCCTGGTCCGCCTGCAGGGTGCTCCCGAGGACGAGACCGGTCTGATTGACTGGCTTCAACAACTGATGTGCGCCGAACGCGCCGGAGCCCGGTTGATGCTCGACAGCGCGCGGCAGACCGACGATCCGCAATTGCTGCGCCACCTGGACGAGCTGCACCGCGGTGAGGCGCAAAGCTGCCGGCTCCTGCGCGCCAGCCTGCAGCGACTGGGCGCCGAGCCCAGCCGCGAGATCGGCGACTTCCATGCGAGGGCCATGGCCATCGACGATCTGCATGAACGCCTGCGCTTCATCGCCCGAGGCCAGCGATGGGTCGCCCGGCGGATCGTCGAACGCCTGCCGCACATCCGCCAGGCCTGGCTACGCAAGGAGCTGCGGGCGGTCCTGCGCCTGCACCGCGACGAAGACGCCGTCTGA